One genomic segment of Mesoterricola silvestris includes these proteins:
- a CDS encoding sensor domain-containing diguanylate cyclase has protein sequence MTGPSSEPNELFLSEQRFQAIYDSVNDGILIQDLESGATLDVNRRMGEFLGLSQQRLLTMDLADTGLGIWPYTRDVAIDWALKAIEGEPQTFDWLCPHPSGQLVWLELNLRRTPIGGVDRLLVTATNITDRKRLEMEATARLKRAEAQNAVSLALAGVGPDYGTALKLIAQHMSSSVGDLCILDLMGADGLLHTEVVCQPYIDGDPLLPSLHTLSPTAAGVLGPGSAMGAGQVAGTGGSLRLERSTPEGIRQHLPQAFHRYVDHFRVHSLLIVPMRTEGSTIGTITLAKGGSSRAYSMEDEATLQSLADRAALTITNARLYARNLEQAEELRRANQELERRVEERTAELESANARLQEMALQDGLTGLANRRRFDAVLEQEVRRAKRSGGWVALLLGDVDFFKKYNDHYGHLAGDECLKSVAKVMREVFRRADDLPARYGGEEFAVIISGSTPEQAAFSAEMLRKAVESLAIPHAASSVAEVVTLSVGYVVAQVAPEMTPAWFISRADEGLYISKANGRNRVSPAD, from the coding sequence ATGACCGGGCCGTCCTCCGAACCCAACGAGCTCTTCCTGAGCGAGCAGCGCTTCCAGGCCATCTATGATTCGGTCAACGACGGGATCCTCATCCAGGACCTGGAGAGCGGCGCCACCCTGGACGTGAACCGCCGCATGGGCGAATTCCTGGGCCTCTCCCAGCAGCGGCTGCTGACCATGGACCTGGCCGACACGGGCCTGGGCATCTGGCCCTACACGCGGGACGTGGCCATCGACTGGGCCCTCAAGGCCATCGAGGGCGAACCCCAGACCTTCGACTGGCTCTGCCCGCACCCCTCGGGCCAGCTGGTGTGGCTCGAGCTGAACCTGCGCCGCACCCCCATCGGCGGGGTGGACCGGCTCCTGGTGACCGCCACCAACATCACGGACCGCAAGCGCCTGGAAATGGAGGCCACCGCCCGCCTCAAGCGGGCCGAGGCCCAGAACGCGGTCTCCCTGGCCCTGGCCGGCGTCGGGCCCGACTACGGGACCGCCCTCAAGCTCATCGCCCAGCACATGTCCTCCTCCGTGGGGGACCTGTGCATCCTGGACCTGATGGGGGCCGACGGCCTCCTCCACACCGAGGTGGTGTGCCAGCCCTACATCGACGGGGATCCCCTGCTCCCGTCCCTGCACACCCTGAGTCCGACGGCCGCCGGGGTCCTGGGGCCCGGATCGGCGATGGGGGCGGGCCAGGTGGCCGGCACGGGCGGGAGCCTCCGCCTGGAGCGCTCCACGCCCGAAGGGATCCGGCAGCACCTGCCCCAGGCCTTCCACCGGTACGTCGACCACTTCCGGGTGCACAGCCTCCTGATCGTGCCCATGCGCACCGAGGGCAGCACCATCGGCACCATCACCCTGGCCAAGGGCGGTTCCTCCCGGGCCTATTCCATGGAGGACGAGGCCACCCTCCAGAGCCTCGCGGACCGGGCCGCCCTGACCATCACCAACGCGCGCCTCTATGCCCGGAACCTGGAGCAGGCCGAAGAGCTGCGCAGGGCCAACCAGGAACTGGAGCGCCGCGTGGAGGAACGCACCGCGGAACTGGAGAGCGCCAACGCGCGGCTCCAGGAAATGGCCCTCCAGGACGGCCTCACCGGCCTGGCCAACCGCAGGCGCTTCGACGCCGTGCTCGAGCAGGAGGTGCGCCGCGCCAAGCGCAGCGGAGGCTGGGTCGCGCTGCTCCTGGGCGACGTGGACTTCTTCAAGAAGTACAACGACCACTACGGCCACCTGGCCGGGGACGAATGCCTGAAGTCCGTGGCGAAGGTCATGCGGGAGGTGTTCCGGCGCGCCGATGATCTTCCGGCCCGGTACGGCGGCGAGGAGTTCGCCGTGATCATCTCGGGCTCGACCCCGGAGCAGGCGGCCTTCTCCGCCGAGATGCTCCGCAAGGCCGTGGAATCCCTGGCCATCCCCCACGCGGCCTCGTCCGTGGCCGAGGTGGTGACCCTCAGCGTGGGCTACGTGGTGGCCCAGGTGGCGCCCGAGATGACCCCGGCCTGGTTCATATCCCGGGCGGACGAGGGCCTCTACATCAGCAAAGCGAACGGACGGAACCGGGTCAGCCCCGCGGACTAG
- a CDS encoding multidrug efflux RND transporter permease subunit encodes MSISAPFIRRPIATSLLTIAIALAGSLAFKFLPVSPLPQVEFPTIQVSAGLPGASPETMASSVATPLERQFGRIAGITEMTSNSSLGSTNITLQFDLNRNIDAAARDVQSAINAARGQLPANLPNNPRYRKVNPADAPVMLFALTSDIVPRQNMYDIASKVLQQRLSQVPGVGQVFVWGGALPAVRVEVDPDALHARGLGLEDVRLVLLQANVNQPKGSLVDGDKTFIINTSDQLLKAKDYGELVIAFKGGTALRVKDVARVTDSVEDLRNDGLTNGRPSVSMAVFRQPGANIIDTVDAVRALEPQLKASLPPSVNFDEVLDATQTIRASVKDVERTLMISVGLVILVVFIFLRDWRSTLIPSVAVPVSLVGTFGVMYLLGYSVDNLSLMALTVATGFVVDDAIVVVENITRHLEGGLAPYEAAMEGAREIGFTVLSISISLCAVFIPILLMGGIVGRLFREFAVTLSVAILMSMAVSLTTTPMMCARLLRPSSEAHHGRLFNASERWFKAVLGAYERSLGWVLRHKRVTMGAALATAASTVLLYIFVPKGFFPQQDTGRIMGAIQADQSISFQAMKGRLREFVTIVKADPAVSAVSGSVGGGGTTNTGRVFVALKPMDQRDVTADQIINRLRGKLSKVAGANLYLQPVQDIRIGGRGGNAQFQYTLQGDESRELFQWAPRVFEKMRGIKELADVNTDQQNQGLQASVVVDRPTAARLGVTSQMIDNTLYDAFGQRPVSTMYTDLIQYHVVLEVAPDYWQNPDSLDKIYVHASTGAMVPLSAFAKFQRETTLLAVAHQGQLPSVTITFNLAPGVAIGDAVKAIEKAQEQIRLPATIRGNFMGTAQAFKASLANEPILVLAAFLAVYLLLGILYESLIHPLTILSTLPSAGVGALVALLLCGTELSFIAFIGIILLIGIVKKNAILMIDFAIEAERREGLTTEEAIFQACLLRFRPITMTTMAALLGGLPLALGRGAGAELRRPLGIAIVGGLIVSQVLTIYTTPVIYIYMARFSRWFVEVRGRALGRLRGTPALES; translated from the coding sequence ATGAGCATCTCCGCCCCGTTCATCCGGCGGCCCATCGCCACCTCCCTCCTGACCATCGCCATCGCCCTGGCCGGGAGCCTGGCGTTCAAGTTCCTGCCGGTGTCCCCGCTGCCCCAGGTGGAATTCCCCACCATCCAGGTGTCGGCGGGCCTGCCCGGGGCCAGCCCCGAGACCATGGCCTCCTCCGTGGCCACGCCCCTGGAGAGGCAGTTCGGGCGCATCGCGGGCATCACGGAGATGACCTCCAACAGTTCCCTGGGGTCCACCAACATCACCCTGCAGTTCGACCTGAACCGCAACATCGACGCCGCGGCCCGGGACGTGCAGTCCGCCATCAACGCGGCCCGGGGCCAGCTGCCCGCCAACCTCCCCAACAATCCCCGCTACCGCAAGGTCAACCCCGCCGACGCGCCGGTGATGCTCTTCGCGCTCACCTCGGACATCGTGCCGCGGCAGAACATGTACGACATCGCCTCCAAGGTGCTCCAGCAGCGCCTCTCCCAGGTGCCGGGGGTGGGCCAGGTCTTCGTGTGGGGCGGGGCCCTGCCCGCGGTGCGGGTGGAAGTGGATCCCGACGCCCTCCACGCCCGGGGCCTGGGCCTGGAGGACGTGCGCCTGGTGCTCCTGCAGGCCAACGTCAACCAGCCCAAGGGCTCCCTGGTGGATGGGGACAAGACCTTCATCATCAACACCTCCGACCAGCTGCTCAAGGCGAAGGACTACGGCGAGCTGGTCATCGCCTTCAAGGGCGGCACCGCCCTGCGGGTCAAGGACGTGGCCCGGGTGACGGACTCCGTGGAGGACCTGCGCAACGACGGCCTCACCAACGGCAGGCCCTCGGTGAGCATGGCCGTCTTCCGCCAGCCCGGGGCCAACATCATCGACACCGTGGACGCGGTGCGTGCCCTGGAGCCCCAGCTCAAGGCCTCCCTGCCGCCCTCGGTGAACTTCGACGAGGTGCTGGACGCCACCCAGACCATCCGGGCCTCTGTGAAGGACGTGGAGCGCACGCTCATGATCTCCGTGGGACTGGTGATCCTGGTGGTCTTCATCTTCCTGAGGGACTGGCGGTCCACCCTCATCCCCAGCGTGGCGGTGCCGGTGTCCCTGGTGGGCACCTTCGGGGTGATGTACCTGCTGGGATACAGCGTGGACAACCTCTCCCTCATGGCGCTGACCGTGGCCACGGGCTTCGTGGTGGACGACGCCATCGTGGTGGTGGAGAACATCACCCGGCACCTGGAGGGGGGCCTCGCCCCCTACGAGGCGGCCATGGAGGGGGCCCGGGAGATCGGGTTCACGGTGCTCTCCATCAGCATCTCCCTCTGCGCGGTGTTCATCCCCATCCTCCTCATGGGCGGCATCGTGGGCCGGCTCTTCCGGGAATTCGCCGTCACCCTCTCCGTGGCCATCCTCATGTCCATGGCCGTGAGCCTGACGACGACCCCCATGATGTGCGCGCGGCTCCTGCGGCCCTCCTCCGAGGCCCACCACGGCAGGCTCTTCAATGCCTCCGAACGGTGGTTCAAGGCCGTCCTGGGCGCCTACGAGCGGAGCCTGGGCTGGGTCCTGCGCCACAAGCGCGTGACCATGGGCGCCGCCCTGGCCACCGCGGCCTCCACGGTGCTGCTCTACATCTTCGTGCCCAAGGGCTTCTTCCCCCAGCAGGACACGGGCCGGATCATGGGCGCCATCCAGGCCGACCAGTCCATCTCCTTCCAGGCCATGAAGGGCCGGCTGCGGGAGTTCGTCACCATCGTCAAGGCCGACCCGGCGGTGAGCGCGGTGTCGGGCTCCGTGGGCGGGGGCGGCACCACCAACACCGGGCGGGTCTTCGTGGCCCTGAAGCCCATGGACCAGCGCGACGTGACCGCCGACCAGATCATCAACCGCCTGCGGGGCAAGCTTTCCAAGGTCGCCGGCGCCAATCTCTACCTCCAGCCCGTCCAGGACATCCGCATCGGCGGGCGGGGCGGGAACGCCCAGTTCCAGTACACCCTCCAGGGGGACGAATCCCGGGAGCTGTTCCAGTGGGCCCCCCGGGTCTTCGAGAAGATGCGGGGCATCAAGGAACTGGCCGACGTGAACACCGACCAGCAGAACCAGGGCCTCCAGGCCAGCGTGGTGGTGGACCGCCCCACCGCGGCGCGCCTGGGCGTGACCTCCCAGATGATCGACAACACCCTCTACGACGCCTTCGGGCAGCGGCCGGTGTCGACCATGTACACGGACCTCATCCAGTACCACGTGGTGCTGGAGGTGGCCCCCGACTACTGGCAGAACCCCGATTCCCTGGACAAGATCTACGTGCACGCCAGCACCGGCGCCATGGTGCCCCTGTCGGCCTTCGCGAAGTTCCAGCGGGAGACGACGCTCCTGGCGGTGGCCCACCAGGGCCAGCTGCCGTCGGTGACCATCACCTTCAACCTGGCCCCCGGGGTCGCCATCGGCGACGCGGTGAAGGCCATCGAGAAGGCCCAGGAGCAGATCCGGCTTCCGGCCACCATCCGGGGCAACTTCATGGGCACCGCCCAGGCCTTCAAGGCCTCCCTGGCCAACGAGCCCATCCTGGTGCTGGCGGCGTTCCTGGCGGTATATCTCTTGCTGGGCATCCTGTACGAAAGCCTGATCCACCCCCTGACGATCCTCTCCACCCTGCCCTCGGCGGGGGTGGGGGCCCTGGTGGCCCTGCTCCTCTGCGGCACGGAACTGAGCTTCATCGCCTTCATCGGCATCATCCTGCTCATCGGCATCGTGAAGAAGAACGCCATCCTGATGATCGACTTCGCCATCGAGGCCGAGCGCCGGGAGGGCCTCACCACCGAGGAGGCCATCTTCCAGGCCTGCCTCCTGCGGTTCCGCCCCATCACCATGACCACCATGGCCGCCCTGCTGGGGGGCCTGCCCCTGGCCCTGGGCCGGGGCGCGGGCGCGGAGCTGAGACGGCCCCTGGGCATCGCCATCGTGGGCGGGCTCATCGTCAGCCAGGTGCTGACGATCTACACCACGCCGGTCATCTACATCTACATGGCCCGGTTCAGCCGCTGGTTCGTGGAGGTCAGGGGGCGGGCCCTGGGACGCCTGCGGGGGACCCCGGCCCTGGAAAGTTGA
- a CDS encoding MdtB/MuxB family multidrug efflux RND transporter permease subunit: protein MNPSRPFILRPIATSLLMAGIMLVGILGFKQLPVSALPQVDYPTIQVQTFYPGASPDVVATAITAPLERQFGQLPGLNQMTSSSSEGSSLVTLQFVLDLNIDVAEQQVQAAVNAAGTYLPSDLPNPPIYSKTNPADAPILTLALSSDTLSLPKVEEFADTRLAQKISQLPGVGLVSISGGQKPAVRVQVNPAALASYGLSLADIRTAVGAANVNQAKGAFDGKMQSYAIGANDQLLSSAQYKPLIIAYKNGNPITLQDVATVVDGTENAKLAAWMNRTPAVILNIQRQPGANIIAVVDRIKTLLPQLQASIPAAVKMQILTDRTTTIRASVEDVEFELMLTIALVILVIFLFLRTFAATIIPSFAVPLSLVGTFAVMYVLGYSLNNLTLMALTISTGFVVDDAIVMIENIMRYIEEGVPPMEAALRGSEQIGFTIVSLTVSLIAVLIPLLFMGDIVGRLFREFAVTLAVTIIVSAVVSLTLTPMMCARLLRNQHEHEKGRFYQSSERVFKAVIAFYGRTLTWVLKHQTATLWVAVGTLGVTVLLYVGIPKGFFPVQDTGVILGISEAPQTVSFNAMARKQQELAEVILQDPAVESLSSFIGVDGTNSTLNSGRIQINLKPLEERHLSASDIIRRIKPELERIDGIKLYMQPVQDLTVEDRVSRTQYQYSMEDPDSKVLGTWVPKFVEEISKIPILRDVASDLQDNGLQTRLIIDRASAARLGITPRMLDDALYDAFGQRQISTIFTELNQTRVVLETKEGFREGPHALDNLFLKSSTGGAVPITAITRIENTFAPLAINHQGQFPAATVSFNLARGASIGDAVREIEKVRERMDMPGSLQSEFKGTAQAFRASLVNTPFLILAALVTMYILLGVLYESYIHPVTILSTLPSAGVGALLSLMICRTDFSVIALIGIILLIGIVKKNAILMIDFAIDAERKEGLPPEEAIYQACLLRFRPIMMTTMAALLGAVPLAMGTGVGAELRRPLGISIIGGLIFSQVLTLYTTPVIYLAFDRIARRLRGLRRAPVPAEAP from the coding sequence ATGAACCCATCCAGGCCGTTCATCCTCCGGCCCATCGCCACGTCCCTGCTCATGGCCGGGATCATGCTGGTGGGCATCCTGGGCTTCAAGCAGCTGCCGGTCTCGGCCCTGCCCCAGGTGGACTACCCCACCATCCAGGTGCAGACCTTCTACCCCGGGGCCAGCCCCGACGTGGTGGCCACCGCCATCACCGCACCCCTGGAGAGGCAGTTCGGCCAGCTCCCCGGGCTGAACCAGATGACCTCCAGCTCCTCCGAGGGCAGTTCCCTGGTCACCCTCCAGTTCGTGCTGGACCTGAACATCGACGTGGCCGAGCAGCAGGTCCAGGCCGCGGTGAACGCCGCGGGCACGTACCTGCCCAGCGACCTCCCCAATCCGCCCATCTACTCCAAGACGAACCCCGCCGACGCGCCCATCCTCACCCTGGCCCTGTCCTCGGACACCCTTTCCCTGCCCAAGGTGGAGGAGTTCGCCGACACCCGCCTCGCCCAGAAGATCTCCCAGCTGCCCGGGGTGGGGCTGGTGAGCATCAGCGGCGGCCAGAAGCCCGCCGTGCGCGTGCAGGTCAACCCCGCCGCCCTGGCTTCGTACGGCCTCTCCCTGGCCGATATCCGCACCGCCGTGGGCGCTGCCAACGTCAACCAGGCCAAGGGCGCCTTCGACGGCAAGATGCAGTCGTACGCCATCGGAGCCAACGACCAGCTGCTCTCCTCCGCCCAGTACAAGCCCCTGATCATCGCCTACAAGAACGGCAACCCCATCACCCTCCAGGACGTCGCCACGGTGGTGGACGGCACCGAGAACGCCAAGCTCGCGGCCTGGATGAACCGCACCCCGGCCGTGATCCTCAACATCCAGCGCCAGCCCGGGGCCAACATCATCGCGGTGGTGGACCGCATCAAGACCCTCCTCCCGCAGCTCCAGGCGTCCATCCCCGCCGCCGTGAAGATGCAGATCCTCACGGACCGCACCACCACCATCCGCGCCTCGGTGGAGGACGTGGAATTCGAGCTGATGCTCACCATCGCCCTGGTCATCCTGGTGATCTTCCTGTTCCTGAGGACCTTCGCGGCGACCATCATCCCCAGCTTCGCCGTGCCGCTGTCCCTGGTGGGCACCTTCGCGGTGATGTACGTGCTGGGCTACAGCCTGAACAACCTCACGCTCATGGCCCTGACCATCTCCACCGGCTTCGTGGTGGACGACGCCATCGTCATGATCGAGAACATCATGCGGTACATCGAGGAGGGGGTCCCGCCCATGGAGGCGGCCCTGCGCGGCTCGGAGCAGATCGGCTTCACCATCGTGAGCCTGACGGTCTCGCTCATCGCGGTGCTGATCCCGCTGCTCTTCATGGGCGACATCGTGGGCCGGCTCTTCCGGGAATTCGCCGTGACCCTGGCCGTGACCATCATCGTCTCGGCGGTGGTGTCCCTGACGCTCACGCCCATGATGTGCGCCCGGCTCCTGCGCAACCAGCACGAGCACGAGAAGGGCCGGTTCTACCAGTCCTCGGAGCGCGTCTTCAAGGCGGTCATCGCCTTCTACGGGCGCACCCTCACCTGGGTCCTCAAGCACCAGACCGCCACGCTGTGGGTGGCCGTGGGCACCCTGGGCGTCACGGTGCTGCTGTACGTGGGGATCCCCAAGGGCTTCTTCCCGGTGCAGGACACCGGCGTGATCCTGGGCATCTCGGAAGCGCCCCAGACGGTCTCCTTCAACGCCATGGCCCGCAAGCAGCAGGAACTGGCCGAGGTGATCCTCCAGGATCCGGCGGTGGAGAGCCTCTCCTCCTTCATCGGGGTGGACGGCACCAATTCCACCCTCAATTCAGGGCGCATCCAGATCAACCTCAAGCCCCTGGAGGAGCGCCACCTCAGCGCCAGCGACATCATCCGGCGCATCAAGCCCGAACTGGAGCGCATCGACGGCATCAAGCTCTACATGCAGCCCGTGCAGGACCTCACCGTGGAGGACCGGGTGAGCCGCACCCAGTACCAGTACTCCATGGAGGACCCCGATTCCAAGGTCCTGGGCACCTGGGTGCCGAAGTTCGTGGAGGAGATCTCCAAGATCCCCATCCTCCGGGACGTGGCCAGCGATCTCCAGGACAACGGCCTGCAGACGCGCCTGATCATCGACCGGGCATCGGCCGCGCGGCTGGGGATCACCCCCCGGATGCTGGACGACGCCCTGTACGACGCCTTCGGCCAGCGGCAGATCTCGACCATCTTCACCGAACTGAACCAGACCCGGGTCGTGCTGGAGACCAAGGAGGGGTTCCGGGAAGGGCCCCACGCCCTGGACAACCTCTTCCTCAAGTCCAGCACCGGCGGGGCCGTGCCCATCACGGCCATCACGCGGATCGAGAACACCTTCGCCCCCCTGGCCATCAACCACCAGGGCCAGTTCCCCGCGGCCACCGTGTCGTTCAACCTGGCCCGGGGCGCCTCCATCGGCGACGCCGTGCGCGAGATCGAGAAGGTGCGGGAGCGCATGGACATGCCCGGCAGCCTCCAGTCGGAGTTCAAGGGCACGGCCCAGGCCTTCCGGGCCTCCCTGGTGAACACGCCCTTCCTGATCCTGGCCGCCCTGGTGACCATGTACATCCTCCTGGGCGTGCTGTACGAAAGCTACATCCACCCCGTGACCATCCTCTCCACCCTGCCGTCCGCGGGCGTGGGCGCCCTGCTCTCGCTGATGATCTGCCGCACGGACTTCAGCGTCATCGCCCTCATCGGCATCATCCTGCTCATCGGCATCGTGAAGAAGAACGCCATCCTGATGATCGACTTCGCCATCGACGCCGAGCGCAAGGAGGGCCTGCCCCCGGAGGAGGCCATCTACCAGGCCTGCCTCCTGCGGTTCCGGCCCATCATGATGACCACCATGGCCGCCCTCCTGGGCGCGGTCCCCCTGGCCATGGGCACGGGCGTGGGCGCCGAGCTGCGCCGGCCCCTGGGCATCTCCATCATCGGCGGCCTCATCTTCAGCCAGGTGCTGACCCTCTACACCACGCCGGTCATCTACCTGGCCTTCGACCGCATCGCGCGGCGGCTCCGGGGCCTGCGCAGGGCGCCCGTCCCGGCCGAGGCCCCATGA
- a CDS encoding MdtA/MuxA family multidrug efflux RND transporter periplasmic adaptor subunit: protein MDANESVIHNAVEAAAPRRGWKVWLGLAVAVAVLATVAVKGLSGGAKPAPPQRAVPVATGVARIGDMPVNLSGLGTVVPTDAVTVKTRVDGQIMKIHFREGQLVNAGDLLITIDPRPYQVQLLQAEGQMAKDQSVLRNARMDLARIQSLFDQKIVSRQQLDTQSALVDQCEAAVKADTGSVENAKLNLTYSRITAPVSGKVGLRLVDTGNTVKASDTTGLVTLTPVSPINVLFSVPADNVQNVLDSSRGGKVPVVEVFDRDMTKKLASGTLLAVDNQVDATTGTVRIKAQFANKDGALFPNQFVNARLLVDTLKGALMIPAAAVQRSPNGTFVYVIKPDATVELRIVEPQATEGDVTALRKGLNAGEKVVVSGLDKLRPGSKVLEEGQGAPKAAK, encoded by the coding sequence ATGGACGCAAACGAATCGGTTATCCACAACGCTGTCGAAGCCGCCGCTCCCCGCAGGGGCTGGAAGGTGTGGCTGGGCCTCGCCGTGGCGGTGGCCGTCCTGGCCACCGTGGCGGTGAAGGGGCTCTCGGGAGGCGCCAAGCCGGCGCCGCCCCAGCGGGCCGTTCCGGTGGCCACGGGGGTGGCGCGCATCGGGGACATGCCCGTGAATCTCTCGGGCCTGGGCACGGTGGTGCCCACGGACGCGGTGACGGTGAAGACCCGGGTGGATGGGCAGATCATGAAGATCCATTTCCGGGAAGGGCAGCTGGTGAATGCCGGCGATCTGCTCATCACCATCGATCCCCGGCCCTACCAGGTGCAGCTCCTGCAGGCCGAAGGCCAGATGGCCAAGGACCAGTCCGTGCTGCGCAACGCCCGCATGGACCTGGCCCGCATCCAGTCCCTGTTCGACCAGAAGATCGTCTCCCGGCAGCAGCTGGACACCCAGAGCGCCCTGGTGGACCAGTGCGAGGCCGCGGTGAAGGCCGACACCGGTTCGGTGGAGAACGCCAAGCTGAACCTCACCTACAGCCGCATCACGGCCCCGGTGTCGGGCAAGGTGGGCCTGCGCCTGGTGGATACGGGCAACACCGTCAAGGCCTCGGACACCACGGGGCTGGTGACCCTCACCCCGGTCTCCCCCATCAACGTGCTCTTCTCCGTCCCCGCCGACAACGTGCAGAACGTCCTGGACAGCAGCAGGGGCGGCAAGGTCCCCGTGGTGGAGGTCTTCGACCGGGACATGACGAAGAAGCTGGCCTCGGGGACCCTGCTGGCCGTGGACAACCAGGTGGACGCCACCACGGGCACGGTGCGCATCAAGGCCCAGTTCGCCAACAAGGACGGCGCCCTCTTCCCCAACCAGTTCGTCAATGCCCGCCTCCTGGTGGACACGCTGAAGGGGGCCCTCATGATCCCCGCGGCCGCCGTGCAGCGCAGCCCCAACGGCACCTTCGTCTACGTGATCAAGCCCGACGCCACCGTGGAACTGCGGATCGTCGAACCCCAGGCCACGGAGGGCGACGTCACCGCCCTGCGCAAGGGGCTCAACGCCGGTGAGAAGGTGGTGGTCAGCGGCCTGGACAAGCTGAGGCCCGGCAGCAAGGTCCTCGAGGAAGGGCAGGGCGCCCCCAAGGCCGCCAAATGA